Proteins from one Streptomyces sp. NBC_00289 genomic window:
- a CDS encoding DUF6114 domain-containing protein: MSAETSAEPGQFTRRRLQFRAWRGTRPFWAGLFVVIAGFPIMYFPYAHLQVGHLTLAMATTAGAGSLIIGVLLVVLGISLWVQKHIRTFAGVAAILLGLVSLPVSNFGGFIVGFLFALIGGAMAVSWAPGLPPEEQVKEPGSEEGGAPQAAAPEDGTPAVSTPEAPYSEGPVFTKDDRVDEPNDLSGTSPGTGAYGRHSAG, encoded by the coding sequence ATGAGCGCCGAGACTTCTGCCGAGCCCGGTCAGTTCACTCGCCGGAGGCTGCAGTTCCGCGCGTGGCGGGGTACTCGCCCGTTCTGGGCCGGCCTGTTCGTCGTGATCGCCGGTTTTCCGATCATGTACTTCCCGTACGCGCACCTCCAGGTCGGTCACCTGACGCTGGCCATGGCCACCACCGCGGGGGCCGGCTCGCTGATCATCGGCGTGCTGCTGGTCGTCCTGGGCATCAGCCTGTGGGTCCAGAAGCACATCCGCACCTTCGCGGGCGTCGCGGCGATTCTGCTGGGACTGGTGTCCCTGCCCGTCTCCAACTTCGGTGGCTTCATCGTCGGCTTCCTGTTCGCGCTCATCGGCGGTGCGATGGCGGTGTCGTGGGCACCGGGCCTGCCGCCGGAGGAGCAGGTGAAGGAGCCCGGCTCCGAGGAGGGCGGCGCCCCGCAGGCGGCGGCCCCCGAGGACGGCACTCCCGCGGTCAGTACCCCCGAGGCCCCGTACAGCGAGGGCCCGGTGTTCACCAAGGACGACCGGGTGGACGAGCCGAACGATCTGTCAGGAACGAGCCCGGGGACCGGGGCATACGGGAGGCACAGTGCCGGCTGA
- a CDS encoding DUF6230 family protein, whose product MESQVRGGTRWKRFAVVMVPSVAATACIGVALAQGALAASFSVSGQSFKVTAKELNGKGFSQYGAIDEGYTLDGKKTAHPVAVSAFTSASIEKMCQSVVTPNIPLLGSVTLRLEAGDSSDEDKQVAATNLYIDVEDLGADAEFTNIDIGVAGKDLKGAKMKANETANPFGFAQQADSVKLTKVKQTAWATTAGTFKLPGLSMKLSTGTSRECY is encoded by the coding sequence ATGGAGTCCCAGGTGCGTGGCGGGACCAGATGGAAGCGGTTCGCTGTGGTCATGGTGCCCAGCGTCGCCGCCACGGCGTGCATAGGCGTGGCCCTGGCTCAGGGTGCGCTTGCCGCGTCGTTCAGTGTGTCGGGACAGTCGTTCAAGGTCACGGCCAAGGAGCTCAACGGTAAGGGCTTCTCGCAGTACGGGGCCATCGACGAGGGCTACACCCTCGACGGTAAGAAGACGGCTCACCCGGTCGCGGTGTCGGCGTTCACGAGTGCCAGCATCGAGAAGATGTGCCAGTCGGTCGTCACGCCGAACATCCCGCTGCTCGGGTCCGTGACCCTGCGGCTGGAGGCGGGTGACAGCAGCGACGAGGACAAGCAGGTCGCTGCGACCAACCTGTACATCGACGTCGAGGACCTTGGCGCGGACGCCGAGTTCACCAACATCGACATCGGTGTGGCGGGCAAGGACCTCAAGGGCGCGAAGATGAAGGCCAATGAAACGGCCAACCCCTTCGGTTTCGCCCAGCAGGCCGACTCGGTGAAGCTCACCAAGGTCAAGCAGACGGCGTGGGCGACCACCGCGGGAACGTTCAAGCTCCCCGGCCTCAGCATGAAGCTGTCCACGGGTACCAGCAGGGAGTGCTACTAG
- a CDS encoding tetratricopeptide repeat protein gives MQPRNMSMSGVVDLAAVKAAQEAKAKAEQARAESARQGGGGAVAPAALVSDVDEAGFERDVLQRSTEVPVVIDFWAEWCEPCKQLSPVLERLTLEYNGRFVLAKIDVDANQMLMQQFGIQGIPAVFAVVAGQALPLFQGAAGEAQIRQTLDQLVQVAEERFGLTGLMVDPDAGPGAVQAPPTVPAGPYDALLEAAVQALDAGDFGGAVQAYRNVLSDDPGNSEAKLGLAQAELLQRVQDLDPQRTRKEAAEKPADAQAQIAAADLDLVGGHVEDAFGRLIETVRRTAGDDRDTVRRRLLELFEVVGADDPRVTAARRALARALF, from the coding sequence ATGCAGCCACGGAACATGTCCATGAGCGGAGTCGTCGACCTCGCCGCGGTGAAGGCGGCCCAGGAGGCCAAGGCGAAGGCGGAGCAGGCGCGCGCCGAATCAGCCCGGCAGGGCGGGGGAGGGGCCGTCGCCCCGGCCGCCCTCGTCTCCGACGTCGACGAGGCCGGGTTCGAGCGTGACGTACTTCAGCGGTCCACCGAGGTGCCCGTCGTCATCGACTTCTGGGCCGAGTGGTGCGAGCCGTGCAAGCAGCTGAGCCCCGTCCTGGAGCGGCTGACCCTGGAGTACAACGGGCGCTTCGTCCTCGCCAAGATCGATGTCGACGCCAACCAGATGCTGATGCAGCAGTTCGGGATCCAGGGGATCCCGGCCGTCTTCGCGGTGGTGGCCGGGCAGGCCCTGCCGCTCTTCCAGGGGGCCGCCGGCGAGGCGCAGATCCGCCAGACCCTGGACCAGTTGGTGCAGGTGGCCGAGGAACGCTTCGGCCTCACCGGCCTGATGGTCGACCCCGACGCCGGGCCGGGCGCCGTCCAGGCTCCTCCCACGGTGCCCGCGGGGCCGTACGACGCCCTTCTCGAGGCGGCCGTACAGGCCCTGGACGCGGGGGACTTCGGGGGGGCCGTACAGGCGTACCGGAACGTGCTGAGTGACGACCCGGGCAACTCGGAGGCCAAACTGGGTCTCGCCCAGGCCGAGTTGCTCCAGCGGGTGCAGGATCTGGACCCGCAGCGGACACGCAAGGAGGCGGCCGAGAAGCCGGCCGACGCGCAGGCGCAGATCGCCGCCGCCGACCTGGATCTGGTGGGCGGCCACGTGGAGGACGCGTTCGGCCGGCTCATCGAGACCGTACGGCGCACGGCGGGCGACGACCGGGACACCGTACGGCGGCGGCTCCTGGAGCTGTTCGAGGTCGTGGGCGCCGACGACCCGCGGGTCACGGCGGCTCGCCGGGCGCTCGCGCGAGCCCTCTTCTGA
- a CDS encoding TetR/AcrR family transcriptional regulator, with protein sequence MQSRTPTSRTGRPRSAAADTAILAATRAALVELGWSRLTLGDVATRAGVAKTTLYRRWAGKNELVVDAVAELFDELELPDRGSLAADIEGVVLQFSAILARPEAKSGLMAVVAESIRDDALRERIRASIVDRQKRLVLAGRARAQARGELPPETDPEETTRTVDLIFDMVAGAVVHRTLVSAEPADEEWVRGFTQVLLWGLTAPADPPADAPAPARAAGDRREPDGAYTPEPDGARTPGPHST encoded by the coding sequence ATGCAGAGCCGCACGCCCACGAGCCGTACCGGACGTCCGCGCAGCGCCGCCGCGGACACCGCGATTCTGGCCGCGACGCGGGCGGCCCTGGTCGAACTGGGCTGGTCCAGGCTCACCCTGGGAGACGTCGCGACCCGCGCCGGGGTTGCGAAAACGACCCTCTACCGCCGATGGGCCGGCAAGAACGAACTCGTCGTGGACGCGGTCGCCGAACTCTTCGACGAACTCGAGCTCCCCGACCGCGGCTCCCTGGCCGCCGACATCGAGGGTGTGGTGCTCCAGTTCTCGGCGATCCTGGCCCGCCCGGAGGCGAAGAGCGGTCTGATGGCGGTGGTCGCGGAGTCGATCCGGGACGACGCGCTGCGGGAACGTATCCGCGCCTCCATCGTCGACCGCCAGAAGCGGCTGGTCCTGGCGGGCCGTGCGCGGGCGCAGGCGCGGGGCGAACTGCCGCCCGAGACCGATCCCGAGGAGACCACCCGCACGGTCGACCTGATCTTCGACATGGTGGCGGGCGCGGTGGTCCACCGGACCCTGGTGAGCGCGGAGCCGGCGGACGAGGAGTGGGTGCGCGGTTTCACCCAGGTCCTCCTGTGGGGGCTGACCGCCCCAGCCGACCCGCCCGCAGACGCTCCCGCCCCCGCACGGGCAGCGGGAGACCGCCGGGAGCCGGACGGCGCGTACACGCCAGAGCCGGACGGCGCCCGGACGCCAGGGCCGCACAGCACCTGA
- a CDS encoding methylmalonyl-CoA mutase, with protein sequence MDADAIEEGRRRWQARYDAARKREADFTTLSGDPVEPVYGPRPGDTYEGFERIGWPGEYPFTRGLHPTGYRGRTWTIRQFAGFGNAEQTNERYKKILGNGGGGLSVAFDMPTLMGRDSDDPRSLGEVGHCGVAIDSAADMEVLFKDIPLADVTTSMTISGPAVPVFCMYLVAAERQGVDPAVLNGTLQTDIFKEYIAQKEWLFQPEPHLRLIGDLMEYCAAGIPAYKPLSVSGYHIREAGSTAAQELAYTLADGFGYVELGLSRGLDVDVFAPGLSFFFDAHLDFFEEIAKFRAARRIWARWMRDVYGAKSEKAQWLRFHTQTAGVSLTAQQPYNNVVRTAVEALAAVLGGTNSLHTNALDETLALPSEQAAEIALRTQQVLMEETGVGNVADPLGGAWYVEQLTDRIEADAERIFEQIKERGLRAHPDEQHPIGPVTSGILRGIEDGWFTGEIAEAAFRYQQSLEKGEKRVVGVNVHTGSVTGDLEILRVSHEVEREQVRALAARKDARDEGAVRSALDGMLAAARSGANMIGPMLDAARAEATLGEICGVLRDEWGVYTEPAGF encoded by the coding sequence ATGGACGCTGACGCCATCGAGGAAGGCCGCCGACGCTGGCAGGCCCGTTACGACGCCGCACGCAAGCGCGAGGCGGACTTCACCACGCTCTCCGGGGATCCCGTGGAGCCGGTGTACGGGCCACGACCGGGCGACACGTACGAGGGTTTCGAACGGATCGGCTGGCCGGGGGAGTATCCCTTCACCCGCGGCCTCCATCCGACCGGCTACCGGGGGCGTACGTGGACCATCCGGCAGTTCGCCGGGTTCGGGAACGCCGAGCAGACCAACGAGCGCTACAAGAAGATCCTCGGCAACGGCGGCGGTGGGCTGTCCGTGGCCTTCGACATGCCGACCCTGATGGGACGGGACTCCGACGACCCGCGCTCGCTGGGCGAGGTCGGGCACTGCGGGGTCGCCATCGACTCGGCCGCCGACATGGAGGTCCTGTTCAAGGACATCCCGCTCGCGGACGTGACCACGTCCATGACCATCAGCGGCCCGGCCGTGCCGGTCTTCTGCATGTACCTGGTCGCCGCCGAACGGCAGGGCGTCGACCCGGCCGTCCTCAACGGCACGCTGCAGACGGACATCTTCAAGGAGTACATCGCGCAGAAGGAGTGGCTCTTCCAGCCGGAGCCCCATCTGCGGCTGATCGGCGACCTGATGGAGTACTGCGCGGCCGGCATCCCCGCCTACAAGCCGCTGTCGGTCTCCGGCTACCACATCCGTGAGGCCGGTTCGACGGCCGCCCAGGAACTGGCCTACACACTGGCCGACGGGTTCGGCTACGTCGAACTGGGCCTGTCCCGCGGGCTCGACGTCGACGTCTTCGCGCCGGGACTGTCCTTCTTCTTCGACGCGCACCTCGACTTCTTCGAGGAGATCGCCAAGTTCCGCGCGGCCCGGCGCATCTGGGCCCGCTGGATGCGGGACGTGTACGGCGCGAAGTCGGAGAAGGCCCAGTGGCTGCGCTTCCACACGCAGACCGCCGGTGTCTCGCTGACCGCCCAGCAGCCGTACAACAACGTGGTGCGGACGGCCGTGGAGGCGCTGGCGGCCGTACTGGGGGGCACCAACTCGCTGCACACCAACGCCCTGGACGAGACGCTGGCCCTGCCGAGCGAGCAGGCGGCGGAGATCGCCCTGCGGACGCAGCAGGTGCTCATGGAGGAGACCGGCGTCGGCAACGTGGCCGACCCGCTGGGCGGCGCGTGGTACGTCGAGCAGCTGACCGACCGGATCGAGGCGGACGCCGAGAGGATTTTCGAGCAGATCAAGGAGCGGGGGCTGCGCGCGCACCCCGACGAGCAGCACCCGATCGGGCCCGTCACCTCCGGAATCCTGCGGGGCATCGAGGACGGCTGGTTCACCGGGGAAATCGCCGAGGCCGCCTTCCGCTACCAGCAGTCTTTGGAGAAGGGCGAGAAGAGGGTGGTGGGCGTCAACGTCCACACCGGCTCGGTCACCGGGGACCTGGAGATCCTGCGGGTCAGCCACGAGGTGGAGCGGGAGCAGGTGCGGGCGCTCGCGGCCCGCAAGGACGCCCGGGACGAGGGCGCGGTGCGCTCAGCGCTGGACGGCATGCTCGCGGCCGCGCGGAGCGGGGCCAACATGATCGGACCGATGCTCGACGCGGCACGGGCCGAGGCGACCCTGGGCGAGATCTGCGGGGTGCTGCGGGACGAGTGGGGGGTGTACACGGAGCCCGCCGGCTTCTAG
- a CDS encoding DUF3817 domain-containing protein produces MKKSVLTRYRVMAYVTGVLLVLLCLSMIAKYAFDVDGAADFTRVVAIAHGWLYVVYLIFAFDLGAKAKWPVAKQLWVLLAGTIPTAAFFVERNISRELEPRIAEDSPAVVKA; encoded by the coding sequence ATGAAAAAGAGCGTGCTGACCCGCTACCGCGTCATGGCCTACGTCACCGGTGTGCTGCTGGTTCTGCTGTGCCTGAGCATGATCGCCAAGTACGCCTTCGACGTCGACGGCGCCGCGGACTTCACCCGTGTCGTCGCCATCGCGCACGGCTGGCTGTACGTGGTCTACCTGATCTTCGCCTTCGACCTGGGCGCCAAGGCCAAGTGGCCGGTCGCCAAGCAGCTGTGGGTCCTGCTGGCGGGGACCATCCCGACGGCCGCCTTCTTCGTCGAGCGGAACATCAGCCGCGAGCTGGAGCCCCGGATCGCGGAGGACTCGCCCGCTGTCGTCAAGGCGTGA
- a CDS encoding MarR family winged helix-turn-helix transcriptional regulator: MPKPLSLPFDPIARADELWKQRWGNVPSMAAITSIMRAHQILLAEVDAVVKPYGLTFARYEALVLLTFSKSGELTMSKIGERLMVHPTSVTNTVDRLVRSGLVARRPNPNDGRGTLAGITDKGREVVEAATRDLMAMDFGLAAYDAEECAELFAMLRPLRVAAHDFDEE, translated from the coding sequence GTGCCGAAGCCGCTCAGCCTTCCCTTCGACCCCATCGCCCGCGCCGACGAACTCTGGAAGCAGCGCTGGGGAAACGTGCCGTCGATGGCCGCGATCACCTCGATCATGCGCGCCCACCAGATCCTCCTCGCCGAGGTCGACGCGGTCGTCAAGCCGTACGGGCTGACGTTCGCGCGCTACGAGGCGCTGGTCCTGCTCACCTTCTCCAAGTCGGGCGAGCTCACGATGTCGAAGATCGGCGAGCGGCTCATGGTGCATCCGACCTCGGTGACGAACACCGTGGACCGGCTGGTGAGGTCGGGGCTGGTGGCCAGGCGGCCCAACCCCAACGACGGGCGCGGCACGCTCGCCGGGATCACCGACAAGGGCCGCGAGGTCGTCGAGGCCGCCACCCGCGACCTGATGGCCATGGACTTCGGGCTGGCGGCGTACGACGCCGAGGAGTGCGCCGAGCTCTTCGCCATGCTCAGGCCGCTGCGGGTGGCCGCGCACGACTTCGACGAGGAGTGA
- a CDS encoding MTH1187 family thiamine-binding protein codes for MTVAFSVTPLGVGEEVGEYVADAVRVVRESGLPHRTDAMFTSVEGEWDEVMDVVRRAVAAVERRAPRVSLVLKADIRPGVTDGLTSKVATVERHLAGPDPV; via the coding sequence ATGACCGTCGCCTTCTCCGTGACCCCGCTGGGGGTCGGTGAAGAGGTCGGCGAGTACGTCGCCGACGCCGTCCGCGTGGTCCGCGAGTCCGGCCTGCCGCACCGTACCGACGCGATGTTCACGTCGGTCGAGGGTGAGTGGGACGAGGTCATGGACGTGGTCCGGCGTGCGGTCGCGGCGGTCGAGCGGCGCGCCCCGCGCGTCTCCCTGGTCCTCAAGGCGGACATCCGCCCCGGCGTGACGGACGGACTCACCTCCAAGGTGGCGACCGTCGAGCGCCATCTCGCCGGGCCCGACCCCGTCTGA
- a CDS encoding DUF3817 domain-containing protein — protein MDIKTATALRRLRLVSAPEAVSFLLLLVCSVLKRTTDFNAVPVMGAVHGVLFILYVIFWADAWNRTKWSPKTAALYFVLSVLPTGGFFAERKLRREAEDAVIASRARAEAAVKTS, from the coding sequence GTGGACATCAAGACCGCCACCGCCCTCCGCCGCCTCCGTCTGGTCTCGGCCCCCGAGGCCGTCTCCTTCCTCCTTCTGCTGGTCTGCTCGGTGCTGAAGCGGACCACGGACTTCAACGCGGTGCCCGTGATGGGCGCGGTCCACGGCGTCCTCTTCATCCTGTACGTGATCTTCTGGGCGGACGCCTGGAACCGCACGAAGTGGTCCCCGAAAACGGCCGCCCTCTACTTCGTCCTCTCCGTGCTGCCCACCGGCGGCTTCTTCGCCGAGCGCAAGCTGCGGCGCGAGGCCGAGGACGCGGTCATCGCCTCCCGCGCCCGCGCCGAGGCCGCGGTGAAGACGTCATGA